A segment of the Bacteriovorax sp. BAL6_X genome:
AATAAAGTAGATAGCAACTACCTATATGTTGATATGACTTTAGCAGGAAAAACTGTGAAAGTTCCAATGAAGTATGACATTGAAGATGGTGAACTAGAAGCAGAAGGAACAATTGATGTTCTTGACTTTGCTCTAGGAAAAAATCTTTCGGCCATCAATAAAGCATGTCTAGCTCTACACGAAGGTAAAACTTGGAACGTTGTTCAGGTTGAAATCGAATCTAAGTTCTCAAAGTGTAAATAATATACCCGATTGTGGGTAAAGAACGTGAACCCTCACTAACTTTACCCGCATCTTTTTGTGATTAATTCTATTAACTATCATACTCCCTCTAAGTTCAGGGTCGAACCCTATTTAAGTAAGCTTGGAGGCATATTTGAAAAAGATAGCAACACTATTACTTTCATTAGTAATAAACCTTACCTATGCACAGGTAAATGAAATTTCAATTGAAGAAGCTTCTTTTCTTGATTCCCTATCAAAGAATTTTAAATTTCTTTATTTAAACTCAACTTATACTGAGATGAATGCAAAGAATAGAGACGGCTTCACAATGGATCACCTTTTCTACTTCCGTTACAACCTAACAAAGAATCAAAATATTCGTTGGGTTCCTGTATACACGCAATCAATCGGGCAAGAAGGAAAGAAAACTCTTCAAGGTGAGTACGCTTACTCTTCATTAAGATGGTATGTAAACAACATCCTTACAGAAGATAAGCATGGTATTAATTTAAACTTTCAAAATAGAAATTATATTTTTGATGGCGAAGATCGCAACAGTGGTTACGACTCTTATCATAGGGCCTACTTCCTATCATCGAAAACAGTTGCGGATGGAAAGCTAACTCTAGAAGCAAATACTTACTTGCAGGTTTATAACAAGAACGGAAGGAATCCTAATGCAAACACATGGCGTACAATGTTTGGAACTTTTGCTTTTTACAACTTTAATGACAACTGGTCTCTTGGCTTTGGTGGCGAGTGGTATACTGACCACAGAGACGGTGAAAGAAAATCAGGGGACGATCGATTCGTAGCTTGGCTTCCTTACTTAAGATATGCAAAGGGTGATGGCTTTGTTGAACTTTATGCAACTTATACAGCGGCCCAATCTGGTGATAATGATCACGCTCTTATCATCGATGACTTTCATAAACATGGAACTTTAACTCTCGATATCGGTTATTACTTTTTCTAAATCTTAACAGAATCTCAACTTTGCAAGAGCAGAGGATCTTGTTATTTTCTTTGAGAACACAAGAACAATATCCTCTCCACTTAATTACATATGCATAGAGTAATCAGGTTTAGAGAACACACTCGCGGCAAGACCCCTGAATCTTGCCGCGATTCCATTTCAACTTTTCTCTTTTCATTCGATCAATTAATTGTTACTACAAATAAAATTTAGATATATCTGTAGGGGGATATAAAGTTTACTTCACTAGAGCAACCGTTTTCTAGTGTGCCGCTATATAACCTATCCAACTACTTTAAATTATATATTTTTTTTAGAGCTCAGGTACGCGAGCCTGAGCTCTATTTCTCTAAGTATCTGGCGTGGCACTTGTGCCACGTCTTTTCTTTAAAGCAATGCTCAAATCTTAACAGAAACCAAACTTTTCTTTTGAGTCTCTGATTGGTACTTAACCAGCATAAACAAACTTGGAGATTATTATGAAACTTGTTATCGCATTATTTGTTACACTTTCAGCTTTTGCTAATACTTACCAACTTTCAAACACAGTTGCTTCTGAAGCAAACTATGACTACAAAGTTCTAGAAACAATCACACTTACAGATGTTGAGCACCTTAACTCTGACATCTTTGCTAGAACTGTTACTTTTAGAGCAGTACTTAACGGTGAACTAAAGTCTTTCACAGGAAAGATCGTTGAGCGTGAAGTTGTTGGATCAGATTACCTATACAAAGTTCAAGGATCTCTAGACAGAGACGTTGTTGCTAACGGTTACCGTTGTGACGAATTTGAAGCATTTAACTATGTTTTCGATGCAGAGCTTGAAGTTAACTTTGAAGCAAGATACAGAGAAGTAAAAATCACAAAAATTTCATTACTTAGAGAGTACAGCTACGACATCTGTCACGACAGAAAAGAGTCAACTCTAACTCCATACATCCTAAAATAATTCAATACTTCTAAGCGACACTTCGGTGTCGCTATTTTTTGCGATGGACGAAGTCCTAGCAGCGACAACACGCTCCTTCCTATCAACAAAACCAGCGATGGACGAAGTCCTAGCAGCGACAACACGCTCCTTCCTATCAACAAAACCAGCGATGGACGAAGTCCTAGCAGCGACAACACGTCCCTCTCCCATCAACAAAACCAGCGATGGACGAAGTCCTAGCAGCGACAGGCGCAGCCTGAGCCACCGGCGAAGCCGTAAAACAAATTTTGAAATGATATTTAATTCTTTAAGGCTTGCTTCGGATGCTAGCGTAAGACGAGGGAAGGCGTAGTTTGCTACGCCGACCGAAGTCAGGCGCAGCAGACGGAGTGAGACCTAAAGAATTAAAAGAAGCCACCGCCCCATGGGCCGCCCTTCTTGCGAGGCTTTTTCTTTTTCCCACCAAGACCAGGAAGATTAGGCATTCCACCTCCCCCCATTCCAGGCATACCAGGCATCCCCGGCATTCCTCCACCTTTCATCATTTGAGAAAGGCCACCCATCATTTGCTCCATTTGCTTAAATTTAGCAATGAAGTCTCGTACCTGAGCTTCAGTATTTCCTGAACCTTTTGCAATTCGTTTGATGTGAGAGTCTTTCATGATCTTATAATTATCGCGCTCTTTCTTCGTCATCGAGTTGATAATAACGCGCATTCTTTTCATTTCATTTTCAGCAGGAGTTAAGTCCCCTACTTGTTTAAGCATACCACCCATACCAGGGATCATTTTCATAATTGATGCCATCGAACCTAAGTTCTTCATCATATCCATTTGCTTCATGAAGTCGTTAACAGAGAATTTACCTTTCTCTAGACGCTTCATCATTCCCTCGGCATCATCTTTGTCAATTGCAGCTTCTGCTTTTTCAACAAGAGTTAGAACATCTCCCATATCAAGAATTCGTCCCGCAAGACGATCAGGGTGAAAGAGTTCCAGATCTTTCATTTTTTCACCTGTTGAGATGAACTTAATTGGTACGCCTGTTACGTGCTTAATTGAAAGTGCGGCACCACCACGAGCATCTGAATCCATTTTTGAAAGAACAACACCAGTAAGTCCTACGGCCTCGTGAAAGCTCTTAGCAACATTTACGGCCTCTTGACCAGTCATTGCATCTGCAACCATTAGAACTTCAGGATTAAGACCTTCTAGGCTTTGACGAACTTCTTTGATTTGCCCCATTAGTTCTTCATCAACGTGAAGACGTCCGGCCGTATCAATGATAACGATTTCTTTACCGTGCTCTTTTGCGTAGGCCATGGCATCAGCAGCGATATCCTTAGGGTGCTTCCCAAGGTCTGAATCGAACCAATCCATATTCATTGACTTAGCAAGAGTGATTAGCTGGTCCTTAGCAGCAGGTCTGAAAGTATCGGCCGGAACAAGGAGAACGTTCTTCTTTTCTTTCTTTGTTAAGAAAAGTGAAAGCTTACCAGAAAAAGTTGTCTTACCTTGACCGTTTAGACCAACAACAAGAATTGGAGTAATACCACCCTCAACATAGTTAAGTTCAGTATTCTTATCCCCCATTGTTTTTGCAAGTTCATCATGAACGATCTTGATGAATTGCTCTTCAGGGTTAACACCTTTGATAACTTTTTCACCGAGAGCTTCTTCTTTAACGTTGTTAATAAAATTCTTTACAACCTTAAAGTTAACATCAGCTTCTAGGAGCGCAGTCTTTACAAGTTTTAGAGTATCCTCAATATTGCTTTCAGTAATCTTTCCCTTACCCGAGATATTCTTAAACGCTTCTGAAAACTTATCACTTAAATTATCAAACATTCTTGTCGTCCTTATTTTATTTTATTCAAAATTATTTCTAAACATTCACTAGGATGCGAGGCCCAATAGTCAGCACTATGATCACCAAAGCCTTCTTTAGTAATTCCACTTTCCCAAAGTGCGCCAATAGACTCAACACCAAAACCTTTTGCCCCTTGCGTATCCGTGAAACTATCACCAATCATCATAATCTTATTCTTAGGCATATCTTCAAGCATCTCACTAAGTCCCTGCGGATGTGGCTTAGGAGTCGTATCATCAAGACAACGAAGTTCTAAAAAATGCTGAAGTACATTTTGGTCATCTAAGATTCTAAGAGTAGACCTGCGATCACGTGCCGTCCAAACATAGAGTTGGAATTGGTGATCAAGAAGATCTAAGATTAGCTTTCTCATCCCATCAAAGAGCTTGTAGTTATTGCTCTGCTTTGCCGTCACTTCTTTCCAAGTCGTCATAAGCTTGTTTCTCTGTAGCTCAGAGTTGACAGGATCAAGTCCAAATTGATTTGCCGTATAAACAAGGTCTGGCCCATACTTTGAACGGGCCTCATCAATCGAAACTTCACGATTTAAAATAATCGTCATCATCTCGGCCACGGCACAAATAACGGCCTCTTTAGATGAAACTAAAGTTCCGTCGCAATCAAAAACAATATATCCTCTTGGATTCTCAAAAAACATTAGTAATTATTTCCAAATTATTGAAATATGTTGACCTAATTCTAGCTACTTGCTAAATAAACGCATGGCCAATAATCGCACTTTTTCACCATCTCTTCAAGCTAAGATTGACACTCTAATGGCACGACGCCCAAAGGTCAAACTTGGTAATATTTCATTTGATTCACCACTTCTACTGGCCCCTATGAGTAGTATTTGCACGGCCCCATATCGTTTATTGATGGAAGAGTTGGGATGCGGTGGTACAGTAAGTGAGCTCGTAAGTTGTCACGGAATCAATTACAAGAATGAAAAAACCACTAAAATGCTTGAGATTCATCCACGAGAGAAGAATATTGGACTTCAACTTTTTGGTGAAGATGGATCTGCCATGGCCGAAGCTGCAAAAGTGGCAGAGGAAAGAGAGCCTAAGTTTATCGACATTAATATGGGGTGTCCCGTACGAAAAGTTGTAACAAAGGGTGGTGGTTCCGCTCTTCTAAAAGATACATCAAAGCTTGGGAAATTCTTTAATCAAATGAAGAATGCTATTGAGGTTCCACTTACAATTAAAATTAGAACTGGCTGGGATGAAAATTCAATAAATGCCCAGGAAGTCATTCATATTGCCAAAGAAGAAGGTGTAGAATTTGTTGCAATTCACGGTAGAACAAGAACTCAGGCCTATAAAGGCTCTGCAAATTGGGATCTACTTGAGAGTATTGCAGAGACTTCTCCCCTGCCAATTATTGGAAATGGAGATCTACACTCGGCCCCTCTAACAAAGCAGCGCCTCATGGCAACTCGTTGCCAGGCACTAATGTTAGGACGTGGCCCTCTTAGAAATCCTTTTATTTTCTTAGAAAGCTTTTTAAATGAAGATGACGATATCAGCTTTAGTCCAAGTGACTACCTTGAAGTTATCGAAAGATTTCGTGACTATATGGAAGAGTATACAGATCGCGAAAGAACAGTTCTTATCACTCTTAGAAAGAATATCGTTTGGATGGCCGCAGGCTTCCCAAATGTTACTCACTTTAGAAATGTAATGTTCCAAACCCCTGATATCGAAGAAACGATGAAGGTAACTCGTGAATATTTCGATGCCATAAAAAATGATCACAAGAAATTAGATCTAACTCAGGCCTTCATGGCCGGTGGACACGGCTAAGACTCCGAAATTACTTCTTATACTAAAGTTTTCCACTTGAAATGTCGAAGAGGCATACGTGGAGATAGTGTAAATTACTTTATACTTAATTTTAGAGATGAAGAGACTTTTCAAGAACATTTTTAATACAGTACTCATAAGTACGTTTGCCTTCAATGCAACGGCTTCGGATATGTGTACTGATCTTGAAGTAGAAATCTCTGCCATTCACGCGAAACAAGACCAGATGAAAAAAGACGATAAGGCAGACTCTCCTACACTTATCGAACTCAAAAAAATTCGCGACGCTCAAATGGCCCAAGTCGTTGCTCTAAGGGCACTAAAGAAGATTCGCAGTGAATACCTCAATTTTAAAAAAGAAGCAGAAGTTCTAGATGTTGCGAAATTATTTGATACAAATACGGCAAAGGCCTTAAAAGAGCTTGAAACTCATACACAGGCAGTGACCAAGTATGCTGTCATTCATTCCACAGTGTCAGCACTAGCAAAGAAGCAGGCCGCAAGTATTGCTGAGAATAATAAAGAAGACAATGCCTTTGTAAAGCTCTTTAACCACTTAAAGGACGGAAACGGAAAAGATCTCTTCTCATATGTTAAGTCTGCCTGTCGAGGAAAGGACGCGAGTGTTCAAAAAGAGTGTGAGGTCTTTAATGATTTTACAAATAACTTTGAAATGGACCAAGGCTATGAAGATATGGCCAAGGATACGATTAATAATTATGGTGTTATCCTACAAAAGATTTACGCTGGTAGCGCGACAGAAAGTGATGCAAATGATTTTCTAGAGGCTCACCTAGAAGCCCTTAAGGACGATACTGTAAATGTTGCTTTAACAACGACAAAAGAAGGTACACCTTCAATAAAAATCAACACATCAGGAAATAGCTTAAATCTCCTCTCTCATAATGATCAGCTTAAGCACTACTATGAGAATACTATTTTAAAGCTATACGAAGAAACTTTTGACCATAATGATGACCCTAATATTTTCAACACTCAACAAGGCTCATACGCTTCATTCTACTTAGACAGTGGAATCTCTGATCAGTCATTTAGTGATCTATCGTCTGCACTAACTGGCCTTAAAAGTTGTCGTATTAAAATAAAAGAATGCGATGCAAGTAGCGATCTTGAAAAGATCAAGAATGCTATTAACGACTCTAGGGCGGCAATTGGAAATTACAATACACTTGAAAGTATCTCTCTCTACCCTAGTGAGGAAGAAAAGAAAGCTGATGAAAATAGAAGGGATAAGTTAAAAAATGACATTCACTCATTTTTAAAAAATGCTAATGACAAGGTCGAGGCATTAAATAAAACAAGTAAAAATAATCAGAACTTTGGTCAAATTTTAGCGGATAACCTTGCAGAACTTTGTCCTGGAACAACAGGAGCTTCAACAACAGACATCCTCTATAGTTGCGTAGAAAGTGATTTAAATGCCGAATCTATAAACCAAAAAATAAAAGAACGTGAAGAGGCACTAGTTGACGTTGAAAAACAGATTGCATCGATTTTCACGACTAGGTCAATGAAAGACTTAGAAGTTCTCAAGGCCTTAAACCTAAAGACATATAAGTTAAATTGCCGTGGATTCAAGGAAGCTAATATCTCTTGCATGCCAGCACTTGAAACTGGCAATGAAGGTATTTCAATACTCACAAAACTAAGTGATGGAATAGATGATAAGTTAATTACAGAGGACTACTCGCGCTACTTCTATGGTGAACAAGAACCAAATGATTATCGTATGACAGATCGATACCTTCTTGAATACTGTCACAAAAAGAAGAACAAACGCTGTAACGGAGCTGTTGTCGAGAATGGAGCAAATGGAGATGATGAGGATAATCGCGACGATGAATTCAGTTACGCTTGTCGTGCTCTTCACGTACGAACTTGTAACTTAAAGAAGAACTCATTTGCTAAAAGTAGTGTTCAACTTGAAAGTAACGAGTATTTTGACTGGGACCCAGTTTCAGAAAGAATGGTAAAAAGAAAACACAGAAAGAGCTTCTGGCCTCAAGTTGCCATGTATGCTGCTCATAACTCTTATGCCTTTATAGGTCCGATGATCTCAACACAACAGCTTAGAGCACAACTTCCAGGCTATATCTATACAGGCCGTGTGCAACAGCAACAACTAGCGTATCAACAACAGTACTACGATTGGTACATGAATAAACTCGACCTCTCCAATCAAAGAATGTTTAGTGGTAGTAATAGCCCATTCTACAGCTCATATGATTTCTACGCTAATTACGGCTATAGCTTCTAAGTGGCCCTAAACCACACAAATTCTTGTCGTCTAAATTACTTTCACCTCTAAACGAGAGGCATTGAAGCCTAGTTATATCAACGGCTTAGAGAAAACTAGGTATTTCTTACCTTTTCTTTAATATCAACAGGTTAATATAAAGAAAGGCGTCGAATTTCACGAAGAGTGAATGGGTAGGAAAATGTAAACCAATGAAATTTAAAATAAGTTTGCTCACATTCATAAGCACATTGATGCTCCTTACATCTTGTATGGAAGCGGTCAATAACCGCCGCTCAGATCTAGACTTAAATGACTCGGAACAAGAGTCTTCTGATCATATTGTCGAAAATCCTACTGATCCTTCATGGTATGCCAAAGGCCAATATGTTGATGGTGCCCTTACCCTTAACTCCGAAGATACAGGCAGTATCTATCTTGTTGGCGGTATTATTAATAACTATATTGTTTCACAAGATAAGAAGAACTCAGTTTTCTGTCTAATAGGATCAATTAATACAGTGAGTTCGACAGGTGTAGATAAAAAACCTCAAGTAAGACTCGTGGCCACTCCTATTAAATCAAGTAAATCACAAGAAACAAGTTTAAGAATTAATATTGCGAATGCTGCTGACAACGCTGCATTTTGTGGTGGGAATAATATCGTAAGCTATACTACAACAGGCTCATCTGTTCTAGTTGATGCAAATGAAGCGGCCTATAGTCTAGCGACGATTTGCCCTGAGTGTTCAACAAGTTTTACAACGATAGCACTGACACTTCACGAATCAGTTTCTGGTATCTTAAAACAAGCACCGGTTTCAAATACATCGGTGAATCTCACTAGCCTATCTATCACGACGAATGTTAATGGATCTTCGACAACACCTGGTGGTAGTTGTACGAATACTTCATGTCAGCAACAAGGATATAATTGTTGTCTAAATGGACAATGTGTTATTGATGGTGAAGTTCGACCAGAAACTGATCAAAATAGCTCTGAGTACAAAACTGCTCTAGCAGAGATTCTAGAAGATGCTAATAGCTTCAAAAATTATCCTGAACTATTCTATGTATGTCCGATTAATACTGACCCCGATGAAGATGATGGTGACGCTTCTGATGGTGATCCTATCGACGATGCAAATCAACAGTTATTAAAAGATATCGAAGACTACAAGTGCCTACTTGGACAGCTTGATAGTTGTGATCCTGACCTTGACAGTGTTCGTGTAAAAGTATGGCAGAAATGTGGATGTTCATTTGAGCCGACTTATATCGGTGGAGAACTTCAACTTGACTCTCGCTGTATTGATTACGGACTAAAGGCGCAAAAAAATGCTAACGGAAATATTTTAAATATTCAATGTGATATCCCTGTTGCTGAAAACGAAGATAAGCCTTTCCAAAACTTATCAGTACTCGTATCAGGAAAAAGTGCCCCTCACCGCTTCTTCTCTCTTGCGGGCACACCTTATGATGATCTTACAGAGATTCCAGAAGGAACAAATCAAGAGGGAGAAACATTTTATTATCTAGATGATGCTAACAAAGCAGGACCTTTAGAAACAACATATAATATGAATGCAGTTATTGGTCAGATGACACTTGATCTGCAACAAGCTCAACCGGCCAAGGCACTTGATGTTGAAGTTGATAAGGTTTATATCGTTTCAGTTACAAGTGGATACGCGACCCCTTGTCCATACTGTCAACAAGATGCTTGGCAAAAAGTTTTTAGCTCTCAACCTGAGACGAGTAAGGGCTACGGGCTTACTTGGCGTGGATACACGACAGATCGAGCGGCCATTGGAAGTAATACGACGTATGGTAATTATGAAGATACTGTGTTTGGACGTGCATGTTGGGTTCCACCAACAATGTTACCAAGTTCACATATTAGCTATGCAGATGCTGGCGTTCAAAGAAGAAATCGTCTTGAAACTCAAGCGGCCATGTTTGTAAATGGTTACCAAAGAGATTGGTATGGTTTTAATCAAGGAGCACTCATTGGCTCATTCGATGGAGTTTCATGGTTCTCTGTTGGAGCAGGAAGACGTGTTCGCTCAACAACTCAAAAGCTTTTTCTAGCAATCAACGCTCCTTTTGCAGACCTTGCTCAGAATACAAATTATACAGTATCAGTGGTCGAAGACCTTGGTGGACAAACAGCAGCTGATTATGACTGGGATTTTTCAAAAGACCCATCAGCGGCAGGACAAGGCTATGGGGCCAGTTGCCAATATATGCATGCATGTAATGTTGATAGTGACTGTGTTGCCAAGCTTGGTTGGGAATATGCCTGTGCCCAAGTAACAGACGTTAAAACAAATTGGCCAAAATTTGATATTGATGCATTTGAAAGAAATAACTATTCAAGAGAAGGCGTTTCACTTTCATCTATCTTAAATACAAATATTAGTAGTGGGCAGAATAAGAGATGTGTTTATCGTGGAGCCGGTTCTCTTTGTAAACTAAGTCCAACAACTAATGTAAAGAAAACATCTCATACAAAGCTT
Coding sequences within it:
- the ffh gene encoding signal recognition particle protein, giving the protein MFDNLSDKFSEAFKNISGKGKITESNIEDTLKLVKTALLEADVNFKVVKNFINNVKEEALGEKVIKGVNPEEQFIKIVHDELAKTMGDKNTELNYVEGGITPILVVGLNGQGKTTFSGKLSLFLTKKEKKNVLLVPADTFRPAAKDQLITLAKSMNMDWFDSDLGKHPKDIAADAMAYAKEHGKEIVIIDTAGRLHVDEELMGQIKEVRQSLEGLNPEVLMVADAMTGQEAVNVAKSFHEAVGLTGVVLSKMDSDARGGAALSIKHVTGVPIKFISTGEKMKDLELFHPDRLAGRILDMGDVLTLVEKAEAAIDKDDAEGMMKRLEKGKFSVNDFMKQMDMMKNLGSMASIMKMIPGMGGMLKQVGDLTPAENEMKRMRVIINSMTKKERDNYKIMKDSHIKRIAKGSGNTEAQVRDFIAKFKQMEQMMGGLSQMMKGGGMPGMPGMPGMGGGGMPNLPGLGGKKKKPRKKGGPWGGGFF
- a CDS encoding HAD family hydrolase; this translates as MFFENPRGYIVFDCDGTLVSSKEAVICAVAEMMTIILNREVSIDEARSKYGPDLVYTANQFGLDPVNSELQRNKLMTTWKEVTAKQSNNYKLFDGMRKLILDLLDHQFQLYVWTARDRRSTLRILDDQNVLQHFLELRCLDDTTPKPHPQGLSEMLEDMPKNKIMMIGDSFTDTQGAKGFGVESIGALWESGITKEGFGDHSADYWASHPSECLEIILNKIK
- a CDS encoding tRNA-dihydrouridine synthase codes for the protein MANNRTFSPSLQAKIDTLMARRPKVKLGNISFDSPLLLAPMSSICTAPYRLLMEELGCGGTVSELVSCHGINYKNEKTTKMLEIHPREKNIGLQLFGEDGSAMAEAAKVAEEREPKFIDINMGCPVRKVVTKGGGSALLKDTSKLGKFFNQMKNAIEVPLTIKIRTGWDENSINAQEVIHIAKEEGVEFVAIHGRTRTQAYKGSANWDLLESIAETSPLPIIGNGDLHSAPLTKQRLMATRCQALMLGRGPLRNPFIFLESFLNEDDDISFSPSDYLEVIERFRDYMEEYTDRERTVLITLRKNIVWMAAGFPNVTHFRNVMFQTPDIEETMKVTREYFDAIKNDHKKLDLTQAFMAGGHG